From the Mesorhizobium koreense genome, the window GAGCCGGAAAACCCGACTCTCATAAAGCCCTGCGAAATGAGAGACGACGGCACCCAATATCCCTGCAATTGGGGCACCGCATCCGGCCGCGACGTGCTCGATTACTATGGTCCGAGATGGAAACAGGCCAGCGCCATCCTGAAAGGACTCTCCGATGGCGCCATCTCGGTCGACCCGACGATCCTCAAGGCGATGGGCACGGCGGGTTGGGGCCACATCGGCGCGTTCGAGAGGATGAAGAACGACGGCATACGCTGGGATATCTCGGTATGGCACATTTACGGACAAGATCCAGAATGGGCCTTCAAGCGTCTTGCCGAATACGGCCATCCGATCTGGATCACGGAGTTCAACAATCCCTATGGCAGCCAGCGCGGCGATGAAGAGCAGGCGAAGGGGCTGAAATCCATGATGGCGCGATTGAAGGAACTCGCGCCGACCTACAAAGTGCAAGCCGCATTCGTCTACGAATTGATGGATGAGCCCTACTGGGCGCCCGATTACGAAGCCTATATGGGGCTGGTCCGCGTCGTTCCGAAGCCAGAAGACGGTTGGATGACCGGTGAACCGAAACCCGCATATGCGGCAGCCCGTGCACTTATCCGAGGCGAGGAACGCTCTATTCCAGCGGTTCAATGCCGGCTGGACAACGCCGGCAGGGGTGACGATCCGATCGACATGCGAAGGGTGCGCTATACCTACTGCATGGTGCTCGGCACCCAGCCGGACGCGGCGGAGCTTGCCGAATGGTCAGGCCGGCTCGAAGGGGGCAAGGCGAAGATTACTGACCTGATCGAAGCGATGTTCCGCACGAACGCTTTTTACGACAGGTACAGCAGTTTCGGCATGCCGGACCGCACCTATGTGAGCTTTCTCTACAAGCTGCTTCTCAATCGCGTCGCCGACAATGACGGCCGCAACAGCTACATGAAACAGTTGGCGTCAGGCACGATGACGCGCAAGGACGTGGCCGTCGGGCTCGCGACTTCGAGCGAGTTCAGGAGCAAGCATCCTGGCCTTTTCACCAACAATTCGAAAATGGGACCCGCGACCGGCCAGGCGGCAACCGGCGAATAGTCCCTACGGAAGGCTTACTCCCGCGAAAGCCGAGATATCCTCTGCTTATCCAATTGAGGCGGTCGTCTGTGGCGGGAAGAGAACGCTAGTCTGCGCCGGAAAACCAGTCTGGAGGAATGCCATGAAAGTGTTGGTCACGGGTCACCAGGGCTATATCGGCTCGGTAATGGTCCCGATATTGCTCGCAGCCGGGCACGATGTCACCGGGCTGGACAGCAATCTCTACGAGCGCTGCACGTTTTCCCGGGGTGGGCGGATCGCCGACGTGCCGGCGATCCGCAAGGATGTGCGGGACGTCACATGGCGCGATCTCGCCGGCTTCGACGCGGTCATCCATCTGGCGGCGCTTTCGAACGATCCGCTCGGCAACCTCAATCCGGACATCACTTACGAAATCAACCATCAGGCGAGCGTCAGGATCGCAAGAGAGGCCAAGTATGCAGGCGTCGCCCGCTTCCTCTTGGCGTCCTCGTGCAGCAATTACGGCGTCTCCGAGGAAGGCCTGATCGATGAGGAGGGCGAACTCAACCCCGTCACCGCCTATGGCCGTTCCAAGGTGCTTTCGGAACGCGACATCGCCAAGCTGGCCGACGGCAATTTCTGCCCGGTCTATTTCCGGCCGGCCACGGCCTATGGCGTCTCCCCGCGCCTGCGCTTCGACATCGTGCTGAACAATCTGGTGGCGTGGGCGGTCGCAGAGAAACTCATCTTCCTCAAATCCGACGGCAGCCCGTGGCGGCCGATCGTTCACATCGAGGATATATCGCGAGCCTTCCTGGCGGGCTTGACCGCGCCCGCCGAACTGGTCTGGAACGAGGCGTTCAACGTCGGTTCGACCGAGCACAATTACCGCATCCGAGATATCGCCCAGATCGTCACGGAGGTTGTACCGGACTGCAAGCTGACCTTCGCCAGCGATGCGGGGCCTGACAAGCGCTCCTACCGGGTCGACTTCTCCAAGCTGGCGCGCGTCCTGCCCGAGGCGAAGCCACGCTGGGACGCTCGCGCCGGCGCCAAACAGCTCTATACCGCCATCAAGGCATCGGGCCTGACGGTCGAAGATTTCGAGGGACCGCACTTCCAGCGCATCGCCCACATCCGGCATCTGATGAAGACGGGCGTGCTGCGAAGCGACCTGCGTCACATGGAAAAGGCCTCGCAGAAAACCGGCCGGATGGCGACGGTGCACTGACGTGTCGCCGGCGCGTCCGCGGCCCCTTCCCGCCGATGCTCCGGAAGCGCCGGCTTCCGCCACGGGAGCGGAAATCTTCGCCCTTGCCGAAGCGATCTTTCCGATCTGCCGGAGCATCACCGGAGAAGGCGTCCGCGAGACACTTCGTATCCTCGGCCGGCATCTACCCCTGAAGCGTCGCGAGGTGCCGACCGGCACGCGCGTGCTCGACTGGGAAATACCGAAGGAATGGGTGATCCGTGAGGCCTTCATAGAGGATATGAACGGCAATCGGATACTCGATTTCCGGGAGTGCAATCTCACCGTCCTGAACTACAGCATTCCGGTCGACCGGATAGTGCATCTGGAGGAACTCAGGGAGCACGTCCACACGCTTCCCGATCAGCCGGACGCCATTCCCTATCGGACGTCCTATTACGCGCCGCGCTGGGGCTTCTGCATGCCGCACAGACAACTGGAGGCGCTGGCGTCCGGCATGTATCGCGTTCGTATCGACAGCGAACTGAAGGATGGCAGCCTCGCCTATGGCGAGTATGTGCACCAAGGCGAGACGGATCGTGAATTCCTCCTCACGACCCATATCTGCCATCCGTCGATGGCGAACGACAATTGCTCCGGGCTGGCGCTTCTGACGC encodes:
- a CDS encoding NAD-dependent epimerase/dehydratase family protein is translated as MKVLVTGHQGYIGSVMVPILLAAGHDVTGLDSNLYERCTFSRGGRIADVPAIRKDVRDVTWRDLAGFDAVIHLAALSNDPLGNLNPDITYEINHQASVRIAREAKYAGVARFLLASSCSNYGVSEEGLIDEEGELNPVTAYGRSKVLSERDIAKLADGNFCPVYFRPATAYGVSPRLRFDIVLNNLVAWAVAEKLIFLKSDGSPWRPIVHIEDISRAFLAGLTAPAELVWNEAFNVGSTEHNYRIRDIAQIVTEVVPDCKLTFASDAGPDKRSYRVDFSKLARVLPEAKPRWDARAGAKQLYTAIKASGLTVEDFEGPHFQRIAHIRHLMKTGVLRSDLRHMEKASQKTGRMATVH
- a CDS encoding DUF4214 domain-containing protein, yielding MIKQIWISLALLATLIAPAQAAFLWGANGHPFYAYPGTSIKEQFDLLADLGMKSYRVNISGMDKADELAAVVAEGKKHGIAVLPVITPGGLDSDDPKVLYQRAFDLAVGLISRFKGDIRIWELGNEPENPTLIKPCEMRDDGTQYPCNWGTASGRDVLDYYGPRWKQASAILKGLSDGAISVDPTILKAMGTAGWGHIGAFERMKNDGIRWDISVWHIYGQDPEWAFKRLAEYGHPIWITEFNNPYGSQRGDEEQAKGLKSMMARLKELAPTYKVQAAFVYELMDEPYWAPDYEAYMGLVRVVPKPEDGWMTGEPKPAYAAARALIRGEERSIPAVQCRLDNAGRGDDPIDMRRVRYTYCMVLGTQPDAAELAEWSGRLEGGKAKITDLIEAMFRTNAFYDRYSSFGMPDRTYVSFLYKLLLNRVADNDGRNSYMKQLASGTMTRKDVAVGLATSSEFRSKHPGLFTNNSKMGPATGQAATGE